From Streptomyces sp. CMB-StM0423, a single genomic window includes:
- a CDS encoding helix-turn-helix transcriptional regulator, with product MTVPEVLAELKGTSRRTFYRWRELGTGPAVLKLPNGELRVWRSAFMKWLHEREESAR from the coding sequence ATGACTGTTCCAGAGGTTCTTGCGGAACTGAAAGGGACATCTCGACGAACCTTCTACCGGTGGCGTGAATTGGGTACAGGACCTGCAGTTTTGAAGCTCCCCAACGGCGAACTGCGTGTCTGGCGCAGCGCTTTCATGAAATGGTTGCATGAACGAGAGGAATCCGCGCGTTGA